A region of the Methylobacterium nodulans ORS 2060 genome:
TGCGCCGCCGGATGTTGCAGTGGACTCGTCGGACACCATGGGAGCAGGTCCTGGCGGGAGTGAGCTGAAGGAGCCCCGTAAGCGTCACCTGTATCCAAGCCGATCGGTTGGATGCTGGGCACCTCCGATAATTTCGTCGTGAGGGCACCGGGCGGGCGGTGAACCTCGGATGGATTTCGGAAATCAGGCAGCCGAGAGCTAAGCTCATGCCCTCAACCGAGGCACAAACGCCATGCGCCTGACCACGCTGTCTCTCCCTCTCCTCCTGGCTCTCTCCATCCCGGCCGCTGCGCAAACGGCGCCGATGGGTAACCCGTTCGGCCCGGGCGGCACCGTTGGCCTGCCAAGCGGTGCCGGGGCCGCCCCAAGGCCGGCTCCCGCTCCCACGGCCAAGCCTGTCCAGGATCCCGCTCCGGCCCCCTCCCAAAAGCCTGCCAGGGCCGCGCCGTCCGGCACCATCTTCCCGCCTGCCGTCTCTCCGAAGTACGCCAACGAGCCCACCGGTATGGCTCGGCAGAAGACCTGCCTGGGCCAGTACAACGCCAACAAGGCCGCGGGCGGCTCGGGCAACGGTGGGATGCCCTGGATCGTCAAGGGCGGCGGCTACTGGTCCGAGTGCAACAAGCGCCTGAAGGGCTGATCCTGACCGGCACAACGGGCCACGGATCGTACACGCCGGGCCGCCTAGATATGCCCTGTTGGGACACGGGCCCTCCGAGATGGTGTTCGGAATGGATTTGGAGCCATCGCCTCATGGACCTGCGGCGAAGCCGTATATGCAAGACGTTTCATATTGATACTGGCCTTCACTCGCTGTCGTGTCTGAGCACATGGTTCAGCCCCTTACCGACACCTTTGCCCTGCGCGGTGCGCTCGACCGGGATGCTGCCTCCACAGCGATGCAGCACATTCTGGCAGCCTTCGTCGTGTTGATCCTCTTCGCCGCTCCTGCCTTGGCCCGCCCCTTCGTCGACGGTGCCGGCCGCTCGGTACAGGTGCCGGAAAAGGTCTCCCGGGTGCTGGCTGCGGGACCGCCCGCTTCCGTGCTCCTCTACACCTTGGCACCGGCCAAGATGGTCGGCTGGGTCCGCGCGCCTCACGCCGACGAGAAGCCCTACCTCGCCCGCGAGACCTGGGACCTGCCGACGACCGGCCGTCTCACCGGCCGCGGCAACACCGCCAATGTCGAGGCGGTGCTGGCGACGAAGCCCGATCTCATCGTCGATGTCGGCTCGACCGGCCCCACCTACGCCTCGCTCGCCGACCGGGTGCAGGAGCAGACCGGTATTCCCTACCTCCTCCTCGACGGGCGCTTCACGAAGATCCCGGAGACCTACCGCAGCTTCGGCGCCGCAATCGGCGCGGAGGCCCGCGGTGCCGAACTCGCGGCCTACGCCGAGCGGATCCTCGCCGAGGTCGCGGAGAAGATCGGGTCGATCCCCGAGGAGAAGCGCCCGCGCGTCTATTACGGGCGCGGGCCCAAGGGGTTGGAGACAGGGCTTGCCGGCTCCATCAACACCGAGATCCTGGAGCTGGCGGGCGGGCGCAACGTCGCCGAGGCGGTGGGCCGGGGTGGCCTCACCAATGTCTCGCCCGAGCAGGTGCTCGCCTGGGACCCGGACGTGATCCTGACCCTCGACGCACCGTTCCGCGCGAGCCTCGCCACCGACCCCCTCTGGAGTGGGCTGAGAGCGGTGCGTGCGGGCCGGATCTACCTGGCGCCCCGCCTCCCCTTCGGCTGGTTCGACGCGCCGCCCGGCGTCAACCGCCTGATCGGCCTGCGCTGGCTCGCGGGCGTGCTCCACCCGGACCTCTTCCCGCAGCCGATCGAGGCCGCGACCCGCGACTTCTATCGGCTCTTCTACCACGTCGATCTCACGCCCGATCAGGCCGAGGCGCTCCTGAAGGGTGCGGGGCCGTGACCCGGGCGGTTGCGCCGGCCACCGGCGGACGGGCTGCGGCGGCCGGGCTCCCGCGCCGCCTGCTGCGCGGCCTGCTCCCACTCCTCACCCTGTTCCTCCTCACCCTCCTGTCGCTCGCCACTGGCCGCTACGGCGTGCCGCCGGGGGACATCGTCGCGGTTCTCGGCGCGAAGCTCCTTGGCCTGCCGAGCGGCGTCGATCCGACGGCGCAGACCGTGATCCTGCAGGTGCGCCTGCCCCGCGTCGCAGGCGCCCTCGTCGTCGGGGCGGGACTCGCGGCAGCGGGCGCGACCTATCAGGGCCTCTTCCGCAACCCTCTCGTCTCGCCGGACATCCTCGGCGTCTCGGCGGGCGCGAGCCTCGGGGCGGTCACCGGCATCTTCCTGTCCCTGCCGGTCGCCGCGATCCAGGGCCTCGCCTTTCTCGGCGGGCTCGGGGCCGTGGCGATCGTCTACGGCGTCGGCGCCGCCGTGAAGCGTCACGATCCTGTGCTGACCCTGGTGCTGGCCGGCGTCGCCGTGGGGGCGGTGCTCGGGGCGGCGATATCGCTCCTCAAGGTGCTGGCCGACCCCTACAACCAACTCCCCGCCATCACCTACTGGCTGCTCGGCAGCCTCGCCTCGGCGACGCTCGCCGACATCGGCGCGATCCTGCCCGCGATCCTGATCGGCCTCGCACCCCTCGTCCTGCTGCGCTGGCGCATGAACCTGATGAGCCTCGGCGAGGAGGAGGCCCGGGCGCTCGGCGTCGAGACGCGGCTCGTCCGCCCCCTCTTCATCGCCGCCGCCACCCTCGTCACGGCGGCCGCCGTCTCGGTCACCGGCGTGATCGGCTGGATCGGACTCATCGTGCCCCACGTCGCCCGCCTCCTCGTCGGGCCGGACTTCCGGCGCCTGCTGCCCGCCTCCCTCCTGCTCGGGGCGGGCTACCTCGTCGCCGTCGACCTCGTGGCGCGGACGGCCGCCGTGATCGAGGTGCCGCTCGGCATCCTCACGGCGCTCATCGGTGCGCCCTTCTTCCTGTGGCTCCTCGCCACAGCCCGGCGGGGCTGGTCGTGAGCAGGGAGCCCCTGCTGCGGGTCGAGGACCTCGCCTTCGGCTACGGCGCCCGCATCGTCGGCTCGGGCGTCGGCTTCGCCCTGTCCGCAGGCGAGGTCCTGTGCCTGCTCGGCCCCAACGGCTGCGGCAAGACCACCCTGTTCAAGACCGTGCTCGGGCTCCTGCCGATGAAGGCGGGCCGGGTGCTCGTCGAAGGCGAGAGCGTCGCCCGCTGGCCCCGGGCGCGGCTCGCGCGCAGCATCGCCTACGTGCCCCAGGCGCACGCGGCCCTCTTCCCCTTCACAGTGCGCGACGTGGTCCTGATGGGTCGCGCGAGCCGGCTGAAGCCCTTCGCGAGCCCGGGCCGGGCCGACCACGCGGCGGCCGAGGCCGCGCTCGCGGCCCTCGGCATCGCTCACCTCGCCGAGCGCGTCTACACCGAGGTCAGCGGCGGCGAGCGCCAGCTCGCCCTGATCGCGCGGGCGCTCGCGGGCGAGCCTCGCCTCCTCGTGATGGACGAGCCGACCGCGAGCCTCGACTTCGGCAACCAGGCGCGGGTGCTCGGCCAGATCCGCCGCCTCGCCGAGCGCGGCCTCGGGGTGATCCTCTCGACCCACGATCCCGGCCACGCCTTCCTCTGCGCCGACCGGGTGGCCCTGCTGCGGGACGGCCGCCTCGCCGGCCTCGGACCCCCATCCGACACGATCACGCCGGAGAGCCTGGAGCGCCTCTATGGCGTCGAGGTCGCGGTGGTGCCGGTTCCCGGGCATGGACGCTCGGTCTGTACCCCTGTCCTTGCCTAGAGCAGAATCCGGTCACGGTGGACCGGCTTCTGCTCCAGGCCTTTGCCGCATCGTCTGCGACGAACCGGCATCCACCTCGTCGGACAATGCTCTCGCAAGGGACCCTGCTCATGCTGTGGCTGACCGGCTTTCAGTCGATGGCGATCATGACATCCAAGGACTTCAACACGGTATAGGCCACACTGCCAATCCTGAACTTCAGCCCATCGACGGACTTGTTGGTGATTGATGACGTGATGACTTGGCCGGGCGCGATCTCGATCTTCACGTGCGGCGTGGTGAGCGGCACGCGTGAGGCCGCGTAGTCTCGGAACCTGGACGCTGTATCGGGAGATGGGGAGATGGATAGACGGCTCTGCCAGTCTATGAGTACAGCATGCCGAGGAGATCGCCCATGGCAGGGGGCAGCCCCAAGCAAGAGGCCGAACCAGCCGTTGACATGATGAAGGAAGACTGGAAGGCCTTCCTGAAGCGCGATGTCGGATGGGGCTTCGGAACGGTCACGGTCTTGCTCGCATTGCAAGCCGCGTTCTTCGCCTACGACCAGATCCTCAACGAGAGTCGGATTGAGACCACGGTTCTGAATGTGCTCAGCCGTGCTTGGCTGCAGCATCGGCCCTGGTAGGTGTCACGGTTGCGGGGACGGCGGATCCCCGCTCCGCCGTCCAAATAGAAACCGGGGTGCGTGGAAGCCGCCGCGCTCCTCATGCTGAGGTACTGGCGATCGAAGATCGCACCGCAGCGAGCCTCTGGCCGGCATCAGCCGGCACGCACCCCGGACCGCTCGTGCAAGATTCGGGTGGCCGGGATGACTGCTCAGGCGTGCTTCGAGGCAGCCTGCGCGATCTTCGATCGCCTGCGCGATCTGCGATCGCCCGCGCCTCAGCATGAGGGCCGGGCTGCGGCCGAGAGAGCCACCGCCGGCCACCGCGACAGCGCGGCACGCCCGCCTCGGCCGGCGGAGAGGGGAAATACGGATGCGCCGAACAGCACGACGAGGGCGACGTAGTACACCGCCCTTGCCAGCGGGATCGCGGCCTGGACCGGGTCCATGGCTCAGGGCCTGATCTCGAAAGTGAAGCTGCCCTGCGTTCGGTGCGTGTCCACCGACACCACGTGCCACGTCACCCGGTAGATGCCCGGCGGAAGACGAGGAGCCAAGGCAATGCGCGCTGGGCCGGGCCTGTTCAAGCCGGCTTTTTTGCTTCTCGCTTAAACGGCGAGCGGCAGCGCCGGATCAGCCGCGCCCGTCGTGCAGGCTTCGACGCAGGCGCAGGCCAGTGCCTCAGTCGCATCCACCAACACGGAGCGGAGCGCCCCGTTGACCGTCGCGAGCGCCACCGGGATTTCGGTGCAGGCCATCACCACCTGACGGCATCCCGCCGCCACCATCGCCTCGGCCTGCGCTCGCAGAATGGTTGTCGCCTCGGCGAGCTGCCCGGCCTTCACGAGCCGGATTGCCCGCATCACCTCGGCCTGTCCGGCTGCGTCGGGTGTCCGGCAGGAGAAGCCGCGCAGGGCAAGGCGCTTCTGGTAGATGCCAGCTTTGACCGTGCCGCTGGTCGCCAGCACTCCGATGCAGCCGCCCTGACCGGCGAGCGTGTCAGCCACAGCGTCCACAATGTGCAGGATGCGCACCGATGTCTCGGCCTGCAGGGCAGCGTGCCAGTGATGCGCCGTGTTGCAGGGGATAGCGATGCAGGTCGCGCCCGCCGTCTCAAGCCACCGGACAGTGGCGCGCATTGCGGGGAATGGATCGGTACCCTCGCCCAGGATCGCGGCGGTGCGGTCGGGAATGTTGGCGGCCATGCAGACGACCACCTGAATGTGGTCCTGGTCGCAGGCGGCCGGGGTGTTCTGGACGACCTTGCCCATGAAATCCACGGTCGCCATCGGACCCATTCCACCAAGCACACCGAGCATCGCGACCTCCTGTTGTGAAGGCACGATGGGCCGCACCCGGTGCAGGGTCCAATGCTGTGTCAGTCCACCTTATTCCGATGCTGCATAGTTTCGGCAGCAACGGCTTCCGCCGCCTGCCAGACCGCCAACACGGCCGTCCGGCGGTGTCCAGCGTTGCGGTAGAGGCGTACCTCAAGGGGCGTCTCCTCGCCCTCGGCAATCAAGCTGCCCTCGGCCAGTTCACGCACCACGAGACTGCGGGGCAGCCACGCCAGCCCATGCCCTTCGAGCGCCATGAACTTCAACGCCTCCGCCATGGCGTTCTCGTTGGTGTGCGAGATCCCGGCAGGCGGTTCGCCAGCCTGTGCCTGGGCGACGATCGCCACTCGGCCGAGAAAGGAGTTCTGCGCGTAGCTGAGCAGCGGCAGACTCGCGCTCCCGTCGGTCCGCGCGGCGCTACGGACGGCCACAAGGCTGTCGGCGCCGACCACGCAATACGGGTACTGCGCGGGGTCGAGCAGGATCGGTACGCTCGGATGGTGGAAGGTCAGCAGGAAATCATAGCCGCCTTCGGCAACTGCCTGGATGCAGTTGTGGAAGTCGTCGGGCAGCAAGCGGCTGCCGAGCGGCCCTGTATGCGCCTCGATCTGTCGGAACCAGCGCGGGAAGAACGTCAGGGCCAGGGTGTGGAGCGCGGCAACCGCCACGGTCTGCTTGCTCGGCCGGGCACTCGCCTGCAGGGCAGCCCGGCTGCCATGGAGCATCCGCACGGCCTCCTCGGCCATCTCGCGGAACTCACGGCCTGCCGCCGTCAGTGTGGTCGGGTAGGTGCTGCGGTCGATCAGGGAGACGCCTAGCCAGGTCTCAAGGGCTTGGATGCGGCGGCTGAACGCGGATTGCGTGACGTGGCGCTCCTCGGCAGAACGCGAGAAGCTGCCGGTTCGTGCGAGGCTGACGAAATCCTCAAGCCATTTTAGCTCCATGATCGCATCAGCCTAACGCCTGTTCGGAACGGGAACCAGCGGCTCGCCATGTCACAGTGGGTCGACGGGTTCAGCACCCGCCGCCTGCTCGAACATGTCGGCAACATGCCGCCCGCCGAGGCGGAAGCACGCTATTATGCACAGGCTCAGGAGGCAGCCTTGGCCGCCTGACCCAAACCAGACAGCCTCCGGGAAACCCGGGGTGGTTCAATGGCATCCACCCTCCTTCAGGGTTCAGGATGCCCGAAAAACTTGCGCTCGAACCTCCCTCCCCTTTCGCGGGTCAGGACTATTCGTCCCGCAACGAACTTCAGTTTAATCAAATAGCGAGAAGCCGTGATAAGGTATGCGGCCCTCCCTGGCTCCGGCCGTGTGAAAATGCGTTGTGGCGTCCGGAATCTCGCCGCTCTCAATTGCGGCCCGGACATCCGGGTATTCTCGGAGATAGAACACCTCGTCCACCTCGATCGGGCGGGGCAGCCTTCCTTCGAAGTAGCCGTATTTGACGAAATGCTGCTTCGCCGTCTTGACGCTGCCAGCCGCAATCGCGGCCTTCACATCCTGATATCTCTCAAGGTACCATTGCTCGTCGACTTTGACGGAATTGAGAGCGATGGCCAGGATCTCATCCAGAACCTCACTCTTGATGAGAACACAGCTATCTCCGCTTCTGATTTTATACCTGCTAATCTGTCGATTGAGTTGTGAGAAGAGCACGTTGGTTCTCCGGCAGGTAAGCTAGCAGATAAGCTGCCGATTATGTTGCGGGGCGAAACCCCAATGGCCGAGATGACGGTGGAGATCTTTAGGAATCAGAAGCCAGAAGCTTCGAATTCTCAGTACAGGGGCGGATCATGCGTGAGGACCGATGGAGGACCTGGGGCCTGACCATCCCATCGGGTGCCGCCGCGGCAGGGCGGAGGCCGAGACCTCGCCTGCCCGTGCATCCTCCAGCATCGGGCAGGATATCGGACCCGGTCCGATGCTGTTCCTTGTTGTGCCTCGGCCCTCCCGAGAACTGGGAGCCGCCTTTCGGGCTGATGCCCTCATGCACCGACGCCTTCGAAACGGACACCGCGCAGCGCGGTTTGGCTCGCAGCTGCAAGCATTGAGCGTACAGTGCCTGGTGTTCTCGCCGGCATCTGTGCACTAGCGGTGCCTGCGCAGCACGGCGACGTCGAGATTCCCGATGAAGTCGGGAATGATCTCAACGACATCCATGTGCCGGGACCAGAAGGCTCGCGTGTACTCGATCGTCTGGACGGTGTGGCGATAATAGGTGGAGTCGGCGATCTTGCCGTCCAGGGAGGGGTCGTGGTGGCGATCTTCGAACTCGGCGGTGACCCAGTGCTGCCACCACTCCGGCGTACGGAAGACCGACGACCAGGCGGCGGCGTTATGGCCCCCGAAGGTGATGAGCCCGACTCCATCCGGTTTCAGCAGCCGGGCGATCTCGTCGAGCCAGGCGGCCTGCACTTCGGCGGAGAGGTGCGTCATCACCGAGATGCCGAAGATCGCGTCGAAGGTTTCGTCCGGGAAGCCGGTCGGCGGCAGCAGCGGCGCCGTCGCGAATGTCCCGGCGAGGTTACGCTGGCACCACGTGATGTTCTCGGCGTCGATGTCGGTGCCGCACACCTGCGCTTCCGGCCATTGCTGGATGAAGTGGCGGGTCACACGCCCGTGACCGCAGCCCCAATCGAGGATCGAGACCTCGCGCCGGTTCGTGACACCGTAGCGCGCCAGCAGGGCCTCGATGGCCTTGTAGGCGCTGAAGCCGGTGAGCGTGACGCTCCGGTCGACCGACCAAGTCTGCACCCGCGTGAGCTGGCTGCCGTCGCGCGGCAGCCCGATGCCGGCATCGAGGCGGGATGGGATGGAGACGAGACGGCCGAGAGCATCGCCCACCTGGTTCGCGTCGGGCGCCAGCGGGTTGCCGTTGTCGTACTCGAAGTGGAACTGGAACGGATTCGAGCCGGGCGCGCAGGCCGGGAGGTCAATGATCACGTTGAAGGTCGAGAGATGAGCGTTCGGCCAATACCAGAAATGATTGCCGAATGCCACCGACGGCAACGGATACTGGAACTCGTAGGCGACGCCCGGTCCGAATACGACGCGCAGCGCGCCGGGGTCGCCGGCCGGCGGCAGGTGCTCGCCGGTGATCACCAGGCGAGCGCCATCGAAGCGCATCCAGGGGGCGGCGTAGAAGGGCAGCGGATGGGAGACCAGGACCTCTCGAGCCGTCAGCCCATGACTGTTGACGATCGGCTGGCGCGGCGCGGCGGTGAATTGGCCGAGGAGGCGGGTTCCGCCGGCGTCGTAGATCTCAACCCGGGTCTCGTCCTCGGCGCCGTACGGCGGCAGCTGGCAGGTGAAGCGGGTCGCGCCGTCCGTCGCCACCGGCACGGTTGCCCAGTGCCTGCCGTTGCAGCGGATGGCGACCTGAGCGGGGGCGCCCTCGCCGGTGAACTGGCCGCACAGCATATCGGCAGGGTCCAGGCTCAGCTGGAGGGCCAAGTCCTGCTGAAGGGCCAAGTCCTGCTGGAGGGCCAAGTCCTGCGCCGCGCGAAAACTCGGATTCGTTGCCGCCGAAGCTACCATGTCCCTATGCTCCCGGTTCCTGGTCTGGTCGATGGCACACCCTGCCGGTCGGGCCGGGCTCTCCCGACCCTGGTCCGTGCGATCTGCCCCAGGGTTGTGTCTAGGAATCCATTTCACAATGAATGGAAAAGATCGGTATTATACCTCGAAGTATTTTTCAGGAAAATCGCCGTCTTCAACCGAAGCCGCCGCTCTTGAAGGCTGCCTCTGCGCCCGGATAGTCGGCCAGAGCATGGCGCGCCATGCCCAGCCGGTACCAGGAGGTGGTATGAGCCGGCGCGTTGGCCACCGCCCTTTCGAGATACGCCAAGGCGTCGGATGGCCGGCCTTGCTCCAGCAGCCATTCACCGCACTGAAACTGGAGGCGTGCGTTGAGGGGCTGGTGCGTGAGCGCCTGTTGCAGGCGGTCGATCGCCTCGTCCTGGCGCCCGAGCGCCCAGAGTGCGTAGGCCGCGATGGTGAGCAGCAGCCGGTCGGCAGGCCGGCTCGTCCCCTCGCAGGCCGCCAGCGCATCCGCCGGGCTGCCCGCCCGCAGGTGCGTCTCAGCCAGGTTGTGAATGAAGCGATCGTCGGGATCGAGGGCCGCAGCCGCCTCGGCGGCCGCGAGGGCCCCGCTCCAATCTCCCACCCTCAGGGCCTGCCGTGCCCGGCGGTTATGCTTGCGGGCTGGATGATCCGCTTGCGATTCAAGGTATGTCTGGCGCCAGCTGCGGATGCTCCAGTCGCAGAGCCCATCGGGCATGTAGAACAAGGCGCGTTCCGCGATCTGGACGATGACGAGATCGGGCGACAGCTCCTCGACCAGGTCGTCCGGCAGCGCGTTGGCCGGGGAGATGTAGGTCGTCTCGGCGAAGGTCCGGCTCAGGAAGGGCGACAGGAACGTGGTGAACGAGTCGCGCACCACCAGGGCGCGGCCCCGTCCCGTGGCGCAATGATACTGCTGGAAGGCGTATTCGCGGTCGTCGTATATCTCCACCCCGGTCGAGACTTCGGATCCCGAGATGTCCGCCTGCTGTATCAGTCCTTTCCGCTCCGGGCGGATGTGGACGCCGAGATCGCCGAAGGTCGGCCGATCACCGTACCATACGCAGTCCGGCGCCACCGGCTTCAGGCCGAGCCGGCTGGGCGCGGCCGCGATGAGGGAGCGGTAGACGCGGTAGGCGGCAAAGCTCGTCCAGTGCGAATCCACGTCGTAATAGAGCGGGACCGCACCCTTCGCCTGGCGCAAGAGGGCCACAGCGTCGATGGCGCTGATGCCGTCCTGGCGTGCCGCCTCCGTCAGGCGCTCGGCGGCGGCCGGACGATCCAGGACGTAGCCGGCCGGCAGCAGTTCGTCGTAGACGCTGGCCTTCTCGGGGGCGACGACGACCACGAGCGCAATGCCGCGCGCCGCGAGCCGCTCGGCGCGGCTGCGAAGGATGCTGCGCAGCAGGGGGAGCGTGGTCTGCGACCAGGTCGCGAGATCGGCCGCGGTTCGCAGAGGAAAGACATCCTCATAGCGCTCAAGAAAAAGCCAACCCTCGTGCCCCTCCACGATCGAGAGGTTAGATCCAGCCAGCACGCGCGACCTCCAATCCTGCCTGTCTCAGGCCCGCTGGTGCCAACGGTCATGATTGATGACCGCCGGCTCTGTTCCCGTATGGTCGTCAAGACTTCAGCCTGATGGCGACAGGTCCGGACGGGGCAGTTGCCCGATGGGTTAAATCCTTACGCCGTCGAGAGACGCTATCGTTTCATCCCGGCGATGTCCGCGACGGCCGCGACGAGCTCGCCGACCGTGGCGACTTCGGCCGCGACGCTCTCCGGGATGCGGATGCCAAAGGCGTTCTGCAGGCGGATCATCAGCACCGTGTGCGAGAGGGAATCCCAGCCGTCGACGTCGTCCGCGACGGTGTCGTCCGAGAGACGCTCGGGTGGAACGCCGAAGGTTTCGGCGATGACCGCCCGGACCGCGTCCTGTACCGTGCTCATCAACGTTATCCCCGCATCTCCAAGATTCTCAGCCAAGATTCTCAGCCCGATAACGCGCCAGATTTTCCGACCGGCTGATCTTTCCGCTACTCGTCTTCGTCAACCAGCCGGGCTGGACGAGGTGGACGCTGCGCACCGTGAGCTCGAGGCGGTCGAAGATCGAGCGCTTGATGGCGCGCTTCAGCGCGCGCAGCTCCGCCTCGGCCTCGAGCCGGGTCTCGGCGAGGACGACCACATCCTCGCTCCCGACCTCCTCGTTCATGACGCCGACCGCGACGGCGCGGCCGGGAACGACGCCGGCCTCGGCCGAGACGACCTCCTCGATGTCATGAGCGTAGTAGTTGCGGCCATGCACGATGATGACGTCCTTGACGCGGCCGCTGATGAACAGCTCACCGTCATCCAGGAACCCGATGTCTCCGGTCCGGTACCAACCGTCCTCGAAGGCCGCGCGGGTGGTTTCCAGGTCCTCGTAGTAGCCGGAGAACACGATGGGACCGCGCACGGCGATCTCGCCGACCAGCGCGCTATCCGGGCCGTCGCCGCAGGCGCCCGCACACCGGTCGAGCGGGAGGATGCGCACCTCCACGCCCGCCAGCGGCACGCCGTTCGAGACCAGCGGGCGGGCGCCCGGATGATCGGGTGCCACAGCCACGGCGCGCGACCGGCTGGCAAGGGCATCGGCCGCGTACCAGCGGACCGGCGCGTGCCGGTCCGGATCCGATTGCGAGACAGCGAACCCGGTCTCGGCCATGGCGTAGCAGGCCGTCAGCTGCTCCGCCCGCACGCCGCAAGTCGCAAAGGCCTGCGCGAAGCGCTGGAGGCTGGCGCTCTTGACCGGTTCGGAGCAGCTCACGAAGGTCCTGATGCTCGCGAGCTGGTAGTGCCGCCCATCCGCCCCCCCGGGGGAGACCGTGTTCACAAGATGCTGGAAGGCGAAGTTCGGCAGCCAGCAATGGGTGCCGCGAAACCGCTCGATCGCCTCGAACAGGCTGGCGGGCCTCGCGACCCACTCGAAGGCGTCCATCGACACCACGGCCGCCCCCACCGTGAGAGGGACCAGGAAGGCCGTGAACAGGCCCATGTCGTGGTAATAGGGCAACCAGCTGACGACCGTGCTGTCGGAGTCCAGCCGGATGGTCGGGGCGTAGGCCGCCGCCTGCGCCTCGATCTGCGCGAAGGTGAGCTGAACCCCCTTCTTGAGACCGGTCGTGCCGGACGAGTGCTGCAGCAGAGCCGTGTCGCCCGGCCTTGGCTTCACGCCGG
Encoded here:
- a CDS encoding AMP-binding protein; amino-acid sequence: MTTAMLASGMRHDCAEAWPDLASGVRPADAPEDAETTLLGRLEQHARGTPDKPFLVHHQGGRYAILTFSDVQALASRIAGALSDIAEGHPDSRVVLLFLKHHPRQLPAYLGAMMAGLIPSFMAFPTPKQDPALYWASHAALIARIRPAAIVTYREIAAELTALCADLPTRVLLIDELGNDAQGREEAGPGVKPRPGDTALLQHSSGTTGLKKGVQLTFAQIEAQAAAYAPTIRLDSDSTVVSWLPYYHDMGLFTAFLVPLTVGAAVVSMDAFEWVARPASLFEAIERFRGTHCWLPNFAFQHLVNTVSPGGADGRHYQLASIRTFVSCSEPVKSASLQRFAQAFATCGVRAEQLTACYAMAETGFAVSQSDPDRHAPVRWYAADALASRSRAVAVAPDHPGARPLVSNGVPLAGVEVRILPLDRCAGACGDGPDSALVGEIAVRGPIVFSGYYEDLETTRAAFEDGWYRTGDIGFLDDGELFISGRVKDVIIVHGRNYYAHDIEEVVSAEAGVVPGRAVAVGVMNEEVGSEDVVVLAETRLEAEAELRALKRAIKRSIFDRLELTVRSVHLVQPGWLTKTSSGKISRSENLARYRAENLG